The DNA segment TGCAAACTATAATAAAAGGATGGTCAGTTATTACATCGGTACATGTCTAACGGTCAGTAAGGCAACAAAGGCGCATGACAGTATTCACAGGGACTCTGGTCACCTCCTCCATCTTTCCAGTCTGGATGTTTCTCTCAGGTCTGGAGCGAATGCAGTACTGTGTCTGCTCCGACGTTTGCAGATTCAACCACGTGatgtccttctgtctctccaGCTCCTGCAGTTGCTTCACCTAAACATGAGAAGAATGAAACAAGACTTGGAGGCTTTTCCTTATAGAAATTGACAAAAGCTTTCAGGCACTTTttcgattattattattattatttttattattattatgtgttgttgtttctaAGGATTTTGCTAGAGAAAGAACTGTACATTAAGCGTATATGTTATTAAAGAATATTTCTATTACAATTAGACGATTCACTATATCACTAACGGTATGTGAACCTTTGACCAGTTACAACTCATGTGGTTCTTCCTCAAACAATTTCCACAAAGTTTTgaaactacataaaaaaaaaattcacctgttgattttattatctgtatgttaattgtacatattgtacacaagtattgtactgactatatgtatgaacatattgcacattttcacctgtcaATTCATCTGTATGTTAATTGTTtttgcaatttctggagttcgctcttaagaatttcactcaccaaggcacatgtgctgtggtgatgtgacaataaaagtgacttgacttgaaaccTAGTGAAGCTGAGAAGACTCTGAATCCAACGCAATTCATTCATGAAAGAATGCATGCTGTTTAGTgggaaagcttttttttctacattatttTAAAGACTCTCTGCAAACTACAGCCTGGGACAAACAATgaaagtatttaaaaatgtctacaGTATTTTTATGATGAAAATATTGGTCATCTTTCTAAtttcttactcactcactcactcactcactcattttctaccgtttatccgaacttctcgggtcacggggagcctgtgcctatctcaggcgtcatcgggcatcgaggcaggatacaccctggacggagtgccaacccatcacagggcacacacacactctcattcactcacacactacggacaattttccagagatgccaatcaacctaccatgcatgtctttggaccgggggaggaaaccggagtacccggaggaaacccccaaggcacggggagaacatgcaaactccacacacacaaggcggaggcgggaatcgaacccccaaccatttaggtgtgaggagaacatgctaactactaagccaccgtgccccccctttcTAATTTCTATAATTGAAAATTATTTCTTATAATCTTATCTCTTCTCATCTCAGTAAGTCTAAGGGAAGTCTGTTTGTTCCAGGATTCCTACTAACACTATTTTCACACCGATGAGCAAAGTGGAAATAGTTCCTGCCTTTAAATAACTTTGTTATACAGTTGTGAACTGCCAGCATTGTGAACTATTCAGCAAAGGTTTGTGACAGATGACACCATGGAACATTGTGGATAAGAGCacagcatgtgacatcacatgCAAACAGAGATATCACAAAGTCTATAAATACACAATGAAACAAATAAGTACTTACACCTAGTATTATAGcacattactattattattatcatttgtGTCTCTcgctgtgtctctgtatctaaTTTTGTGTTGTACAACAAGACAATAATTAATTCACAAAAATGAATTATAATAGATATTTTGTGACTACATTATACACTAAAGCCACCGTAAAAATTGGGAACTCACCCATAGGAAGAATCTCAGGGAATCCAGACTGTTGCTCCGCAGAGGGACAATCATGACTGTATATGACGCCAtggaacgtaaacaaaaaacTTAAAGAAAAGGTGAACTAAGAGATGACAAGCTtccaaatgttaaataaaagacaaaaagtatGAGCTATAAACGTTCTCTTCCTAATCCTCGTCCCAGCACCGTGTGTCAGAGAAAATGAGGCACGAGTACAAAGGGAAGAGATTTAGTGACAGAGTGAGAAGTCTGAACACTAACGAGAGTCGTAGAGTCCGTGTGCAGCCTGATCAACACACTGTAAATCATGAGGTATAACAGAAAAATCTACAAGTTCAAAAAGATTTATTTGAAATGAACCCATTTAATTAAAACACTTAACCTCAATTAAAAACCGAACGTCTTCATAAAAGAAACGAACTTCCTTTGATTACTCAAATGGACATTAACAACAGTTACTCGatataaaaacagtcaaaaaaTATTAGAGTAACTCGAAATGAAACAAATTTCATTAAACTAGTGAATAAAACCATCCGTTTATAACAAACACTTTTTTAACAGGAAGTTAAAATCTAACGCCCGTAGCATTTTTAAGAAAtggtaacaaaacaaaaaacagggttttttccccctcattttcttttgttgctCCTTCACATCATGTCCATCTCTCTGGCTCTTCGCTGTTTTCGTCGTTGAGGGGGTATGGAGTGAGATCCAGTGACAGGAGGTGGCTGGACATGCAGTCATTGAACTGTAGAGCCAGAAGTGCATGAATAACATCAGGTGTAAACGGGAACAGTGGGCACTACCACACAAGCAAGTGACAAATCGACACACAAACGCTGGCGTTTCAATTGTaacttaaatacattttaaacaaaaatggtTATACATAACAACTCACACACCCAATAGGGCTGGTcgatacggctgaaaactgtatcacgaaatcagtgtttcatatcggtcgatatcgataattattgatatcttttatgacccatttaaaataaggaccaggagaaaaatatattacatttaaacattttttattttgaacttaaccttcctctgatcagaatcccctcagttattaagacagaaatgtcaacaaccaggaaaactcaaataattataatgtaaacataagtctaaagtcacgatgaacaattatctcttaacatttaaggtgcaaaattgAGTGTAAAGGGTAGTAAAATAGtgcaaaatgttaaatatagacatagagaaacctgagaatttagtgcaagtttagtgctaggaagtCTTGGCGGGGACGACGgtcttgcataatttgcagacgACATTGTTCTGACTACGGTCAGaattataatatccaaaaaaactgccatacaggcgagctgacttttcctcttttatttattataatttcctCTCTCGCTGcagctcattttctgcttatcagtcgccggttactcaaggaatccagcagaccagcacgagacaacgatatggcgcaaccaaacttgATATTGTTACAtaattggctgttagcgtgtcgctccctacgttgctaggttaccagagagtcacagtgcctttgttaatgcaaccaaattTACTTCGCAAGCTCTGAATTCTTccgacaaagaataaaaaatatcggacgttttatcgaacacattttttattgatatcgatcacgtgtctatcacGATACATAttgttatcgttttatcgcccagccctagtccCCAACATAGTGTAAGCTGTACATCAACTCCAAAATGTTTCGCAATCCATGTGCACACCTGAGAaggagtgtagtgtgtaggtgTGCAGTACCTTAGAGTAGACTCCCAGCAGAGCATCTGAGCGTGAATAGAACTCCTCCTTCAGTGAGATGACAATGACCTGAAAGTTATTTCTGGATTGTTCCCTAATAAAGCTTGTCACCTGCAAAGAATCATCATAATGTTTTATGATTCATATATCAGAGAGTAAAAAGTCTGCTTTAATTATGATTATAATGTCACCAGAACTCCACTCTGTAACTAATTGCAATGCTCAGTGATTATTTTTAGTGCTGTATTAACTGGTATTGATATAAGTATATGTTGAAATGGGAAACAAAATTTTTATTCTAAGTATAAATGATAATAGAAAAAGTGGTGAGTGTCATCTTGCCTTTCCAATGTTTGTGTTGTCCAAAGCAGCATCCACTTCATCCAGCACAAAGAACGGAGCAGGACGGAAACTGGGATAAAACGAGACATAAATGTCAAAACTAAcgtcatgttttgttttaaagtcaATTATACAAGCTATAAATTCTTgaggaaagtaaataaataatgactgCCTACCTGTGAATAGCAAACACCAGAGCGAGTGCTGCAATGGACTTCTCTCCTCCTGACAGGTTGTCCATGGACATAAATCTCTTGCCAGGAGCCACACAGTTATAACTGATACCACCCAAGTATGGCTCATCGGGATTTTCTGCACTCAGAGTCGCCTTCaggacagacaaacacacacacacacacacacacacacacacaaacacatcaagtTGTATGAAGTTATGGTTAAAcatatatatcaaataaaaacattttattcgctagtatttttttccccatctctTTCTAGTTTCGAATTGGGATGCCTCAACTGGACAAATAGTTTATTTGGACTAGTTCTTCTCGTTGCTAAGTTGTATGCAACACATAACCTTAAAATAGACTTCAAGATCTACTGAAAATAAGGAACTGTAGAAAAACTGTTTGATCTTGCAGTGACCTTGACCCTATACCATGACCCCGTTTAGATGTCTCTATTTTCAAACAGGGAATGGAAATGTgcacaaaggtgtgtgtgtgtgagtgtgtgtgtgtgcagcatcatttcggtagatcatattctgccctctgctaggcaaaggcatatcaaaagtgtgaaatatttacaaatgtgtggctttttttttcttctggcctaatgaaatgcaatgcccaatttgtgtgtatgggtggtgtatgtgtgttttgggtgcgtgtgttagtggacattttgtgtgtgcatttttgtgtctgtatttatgttCACTGTGCTGAAAatggcaaaagtgtgacctattgccccactaaatgtggccgagtcaaactgactcgggaggacttgaggaagaatgtatttattttacaaacacatagttcaacgaaaatagacacaattaattttacttgcaaagttcataattttgaacaatcctggtaaatttcaggcaaatatgtggaaggaaacccaagttatgacacattaaactttccagatgagtcaaatagaccccatgTCTGAACAAGGGATAAAACATTCAACCACTTGTTCATGATATCGCATTAGGAGATGATCAAAAGTGGTTCCATGGTAAAAATCCACAGAGCCACATTGTAGTACAGGCATAAAAAAACGAAATGTGCTTCTTGCTTAATATACATAAAAGAATGAATCTGAATAACTAAGACTCACTTGAGCACTGTCATTTCTGCAGAGGTCTTTGTAAATATGGTTGATGGTGACGGAAACGTGCTCAAAGCACTGGCTGAACCGATGGAAGCGCATGGCCTTGACTTGCTCAAACTCCTTATGGCATTTCTTAGCTACACTTGTGCTGGCCTCGAAtgctaataaacacaaacacataaaaaggCAGTTGAAGCATTAATTACATACATTAATAATTGTCAACttatgtgcatctgtgtgttttcttttaccATCAGCCACACCACGAAACGTGTCCTTCACCTCACTCATCTTCTCCAAGGCCTTCATATTGGGTGGTTTGGACATATGGATCAATTTCTCTAGAGATGACACTTGCTCTGTCAGCACCTCCAGCTGTGACATAACCTCCTGCTCCTCAGTCAGACTCtgcatgttcacacacacacacacacacacacacacatacacacacacacacacacccatgcataTACATAActtgtgtacatacagtaagtaacCCGACAGCTCTATGACATAAAAACCTTCAAACCTTCACAAGGGTTCGGTCTTACCTTCAGATTATCTCCCAGATGTCTATAATCCATCAGAATCTGTGCTTCTCGCTCATAAATGCTTTGTGTAGTGATGCTTACGGAATCAGAGTCCAgctgtgttgaaaaaaaaagagaactttTCTTTGTAGTGTGCAACACCATCACATTAACATTCACTTTTTTCCCAGCTCAAATCTTGGAAAAGCTCATCAACGCACAGCTCCGATATTAAAAATGCTTGAACATTCTGATTAAGAATATTAACTATTCATCAAAGGTTAAATGCAAGAGAAGAATAATCACAAACCTTCTCCTGAGAAACTCAAGGACAAACACTGATCTGGATGATATTTCGGTGCAAAAATCTCTACTCTTTTAATCATTACAAGCAGCAGGTACTAAAaatattctcactcactcactcattttctaccgctttatccgaactacctcgggtcacggggagcctgtgcctatctcaggcgtcatcgggcatcgaggcaggatacaccctggacggagtgccaacccatcacagggcacacacacactctcattcactcacacacacactacggacaattttccagagatgccaatcaacctaccatgcatgtctttggaccaggggaggaaacccccaaggcacggggagaacatgcaaactccacacacacgaggcggaggcgggaatcgaacccccaaccctggaggtgtgaggcgaacgtgctaaccactaaaccaccgtgccccctactaAAAATATGAATTGTACTGttaatacaattaataataataagattgatcatttttaatctagtgtagaaaataaaaagtttcataaagttaatttttttttaaagggtgcCAACAGTTCTGGAAAGCAGTGGCTTTGTCAAAGTCATTCAAATGGTGAGAAGCTCACGGGTCAATTATTTAGACATGTTTTTGAACGATAAAAGACCTTTAAGCACCTTTAATAATACTGATTACAAAACATTTCCCCCAGTGACTGTACTGTGTTTTACAGTCTCTGTGTACCTCGATGTCACTGATGTCGTCGAGTGATCCTGACAGCACTGTGAGAGGCAGGCCCTCAATTTTGCAGCCCAGGAGTAAGTTGTGTTTGCAAAGTTTCTGATGTTCCAATGCAGTTTCCACAGAGATCATCTCCTTCTGTTGCTTTGTTAGTTCCCTGAGAAAGACAGAGTTACCTTATGCACTGCAAATATCTTAGTCGAAGGTATCTTGAATAAAGGAAAAGTGTACAGTCTATAGTGCTGttatgaatgagagagaaatggtTGAATAAAATCTACCACTGATTAACAGTGAGTAACCAGAGATACCTGGAGTTCTCTTGATGGACACTGATTCTCTTATCCAGCTCAGCCTTCGCTTTATTAATACAAGACTTTTGTTCTGCCTGCATATTCTTTAAGTCTTGGAGCTTACACTGAGATTCGTCTACTGCAACAAGCAGCTTCTCTTCCTcctgaacaacacaaacatttaaaatgtgctAGCTGCATTAGGCTGTACTGGAGGAAATAAACCCCAATCACCTTCAGTTCACATAGACCACGAATGTCAAACTCAGGCccgcgggccaaatttggcccacggtgtaattatatttggcccgcgagatcatatcaagtgtgcattacagctggctagccgcatgctccgctaatactacaaatcccagaatgccttgccactgtattgacgcgtagtcacgaacagcaagctcCCATCATTCTCTGtggacagtcgttaacaaccctgttacagtcacatcaggcaagttaattccacccacAAAAacggccaaacgaaagatggacaataggagctttcaaggcAGGTGGGAGGAagattatctgttcacaaatataaaggacagacctgtttgtcttgtgtgctaacggagctaacgtttATGTAAccaaagaatataacataagaagacactagtcgaaaagttggattttcattgaatgataagaaattattatttttggttgttttgttgttggttttgaaaaagatccacttcaaaaaggaacttaaaatgatacagtgagaggctttatttatttatttatttaggaaatgaacaccactgatgtgtcttttatttcaaatttaatatcttatgtgtttgtaataagggggacacggtggcttagtggttagcacattctcCCCAAACCTCCAGGgaaggggttcgattcccgcctctgccttgtgtgggttggcactccgtccagggtgtatcctgcctcgatgcccgatgacgcctaagataggcacgggctccccgtgacccaagaagttcggataagcgatagaaaatgagtgaatgagagtgagtgtttgtaatatcaagctctggttgttccaaatcctgtgtttaagcaaaacgtcgaacattactgtacatatcagttgcagttaatttttcaataaatattcagtttgacctgtgactttatctcagttttatatttgggcccactgtgaatttgagtttgacatccctaatatacagtatgtaagtggcgtatatgaatatttaattttaatgttttttttttatcaagtgTAATTTAAAACCAGCCGAAAGGTAACATTTAGAAATGCTTACCTTTTTTAACATGAGGATAACATCTTCCTCCTTCTTGATAGAGTCCTCTATTTTACTGATCAGCCTGCGCTGCTTGTGCAGCTGCTCCCGCTCGTACTCCAACTGTGTGTTCAGACGAGTCCGTTGCGACTCAAACTGCAGCCTGGACATAAACACACCATGATCGACACACCTTACAGTTGTAATCATAACATTTGTGAGTGTTTTGTAAATTGTAGATAGTGCACTATTTACATTATGATAATGCCAAGTCCATATTGACACCAAAAGGCACGTTTTAGCATCTATACCATCTTATACTCATTATATGTTAATGTGTAGTTGAATACTTTTTTTGGCTTAAATGCCCTATACGATTCCTATAGATGAATTCAAAGGAAAATCTCTTCCTAGTTTTAGAATTCTATCATTAATTCTAATGTTCCTGTGTGGCATGTGTGTACGAGGCCCTACCGCTTATTCTCGATCTCTCCTTGCTGTCTCACATAATCCTGCTCGTACTCACGAATGTTGGCTACTCCGATCTCAGCGCAGAAGTCTGAGAATACCGTGTCCTCCATCTACAGCAGAAGAGTAAAGCTCTACTAAACAGCTCACCGTTCAGGTCCTCTGTGAATAAAGCTGTTGTCACCAGGCTCAGAACTTAGaggtaaaaatattttgtgtgcCTCACGTGATTGATTTCGTCCTGGAGGGCTGACACACGACTGTCGTTCACTTGCACGTTATCGGCCTGCATCTCGATCTGAGACTTCATGTTTGAGAGCTCACTCTGCAGTCTGGAGATTTCCTGTCGCACACCCACAATCGTAAAGACAATTTAGTATAACGGAAGAAATTTAAAAAGCAAGAAATAGTAGATGAtgaaaagaatgagagaaatgagagagggACAGCTTACAGACTGACGGGTAGGGATGATTTTTTTGCGGATGGACTCCAGCTCAGAGTTAGAGTATTTGAGGCGAGTCTGGATTCCGTGGGCCTGGGCTGTGATCTGATGTAGCTCAGCCTCCTTGCGTTTAAGTTTTATTAATTCCtaccaagaacacacacatgcacacaggtcTCGCATTAGACGTACTGTATATGAACCCCGATACAACTCCGTTCAAAGAAATGAGTGACAGACAAACCCTTAGCTCTGCACTAAGCTGCTCCTTTCGCTCTTTTAGGCCATTCATGTCTTTCTCCTCCCAGCGCCGAGCTTTATGCCGCAGGTGAACAGAGCCACCAGAGATCACCCCCGACTTGGAGAACAAGGTACCATCTAAAGACACGGTCTAAAATATTCAAGGTCAATGAGGTCATCGATTAGAATCGACCTGGGTATCAGTACCAAGAGCAGGCATTTTATAATAATCATCACATAACCATTGCACACAGAACGTATTCACAACCGTGTCTAAATCTTACCTTAAGGCGCTCTGGGCCGTCAAAAGCAACATG comes from the Tachysurus fulvidraco isolate hzauxx_2018 chromosome 17, HZAU_PFXX_2.0, whole genome shotgun sequence genome and includes:
- the LOC113636037 gene encoding suppressor APC domain-containing protein 1-like isoform X1; the protein is MASYTVMIVPLRSNSLDSLRFFLWVKQLQELERQKDITWLNLQTSEQTQYCIRSRPERNIQTGKMEEVTRVPVNTVMRLCCLTDR
- the LOC113636037 gene encoding suppressor APC domain-containing protein 1-like isoform X2, producing MASYTVMIVPLRSNSLDSLRFFLWVKQLQELERQKDITWLNLQTSEQTQYCIRSRPERNIQTGKMEEDTGTQKRTRLIDR